A genomic segment from Tessaracoccus defluvii encodes:
- a CDS encoding TetR/AcrR family transcriptional regulator: MRDEDLTARARLRDAGIALIAEGGTRALTARAVSERAGVSQGLVRHHFGSMAGLLQACDEHVAEEIRSGKRDAIDPSPGFDPLASLRAEGREFVIGYLAARLSEPSAHLDGLVDTLIEDATGYLADGVAAGVLTPTADERRRATMLTLYSLGAVALHRHLARQLGVDLSSPDFAGGPGYLDYVRIQLEVFASIFTPAVLEEYRGYLDTLEDQS, encoded by the coding sequence ATGCGAGATGAGGATCTGACCGCCAGGGCGCGGCTCCGGGATGCCGGCATCGCACTGATCGCCGAGGGCGGCACGCGGGCGTTGACGGCGCGTGCGGTCTCGGAACGGGCGGGGGTGTCCCAGGGCCTGGTCCGGCACCACTTCGGCTCGATGGCGGGCCTGCTGCAGGCGTGCGACGAGCACGTCGCCGAGGAGATCCGTTCCGGCAAGCGCGACGCGATCGACCCGTCCCCGGGTTTCGATCCGCTGGCCTCACTCCGGGCCGAGGGGCGCGAATTCGTGATCGGCTACCTGGCCGCCCGGCTGTCGGAGCCGAGCGCCCATCTCGACGGACTCGTCGACACTCTGATCGAGGATGCGACCGGGTATCTCGCGGACGGCGTGGCGGCCGGGGTGCTGACACCCACCGCCGACGAGCGGCGTCGCGCCACGATGCTGACGCTGTACTCGCTCGGCGCCGTCGCGTTGCACCGGCACCTCGCCCGCCAGCTCGGCGTCGACCTGAGTTCCCCCGACTTCGCCGGGGGGCCCGGCTACCTGGACTACGTCCGCATCCAACTGGAGGTGTTCGCCTCCATCTTCACCCCGGCGGTGCTCGAGGAGTACCGCGGCTACCTCGACACTTTGGAGGACCAGTCATGA
- a CDS encoding (deoxy)nucleoside triphosphate pyrophosphohydrolase produces MKRITVVGAVLVRDGRILAARRGPGMSLAGLWEFPGGKVEPGETHQQTLRREIHEELGCLVTVGAQLTRTEHSYDFGLVDLTTYWCTLESGEPRPSEHDELAWVGVGSLETLPWAPADVPAVELIVQQAG; encoded by the coding sequence GTGAAGCGGATCACGGTCGTCGGCGCGGTGCTGGTGCGGGATGGGCGGATCCTGGCCGCACGACGCGGCCCGGGCATGAGCCTCGCCGGCCTCTGGGAGTTCCCCGGCGGCAAGGTCGAGCCGGGGGAGACCCATCAGCAGACGCTGCGGCGCGAGATCCACGAGGAACTCGGCTGCCTCGTGACGGTCGGGGCGCAGCTCACCCGAACCGAACACAGCTACGACTTCGGTCTGGTCGACCTCACGACCTACTGGTGCACGCTCGAGAGCGGGGAGCCGCGTCCCAGCGAGCACGACGAGCTGGCGTGGGTCGGAGTCGGGTCGCTGGAGACCCTCCCGTGGGCCCCCGCCGACGTGCCGGCTGTCGAGCTCATCGTCCAGCAGGCCGGCTGA
- a CDS encoding ABC-2 family transporter permease: MNPTLYARGLAEHWRGPAVTAVSIGAMLFLGLYVYQEIDLSIYDVLPDAVRALMGIPEGADASVLAYNEMLAAIGALAFGGVAISIGASAVARDEGAGRSALLLATPTSRTALAASRAAAFVTVVVLGGAALWGIAAVAPVLLDVDAGKARVLALMVHLTANGLFHGALAFAVATATGRRGLGSGVASTVMVGGWLASGLLPMWREDSADWVPWTWFNGTNPLVNGIDGGNLALLLGGALLFLVLGVVVFPRRELRSAASAGAHLVERLRARLDSVMGRTRRTRGTSPLAIRLADHQGLVAYIALLLALVMGLAMPPLYTSLDSVMGDFALSFPDSMSALFGGGDLTTAAGFLHLETFGMVAPICVILIATAAASAGIAGEERAGRMSVLLAQPLGRSRVFWTTAVTVALYVLVVAAALFGGMWAGLSLVDLDVSIPNLAWASFLLWLLGCFFGALALAISAATGRPGATIWGTTAVATVTYFGYTLLLAGGREELGLWSPFAAYLHGPVLAEGIEWWQPVWLGVGILVLLPLGLLAWLRRDVRAVRG, encoded by the coding sequence ATGAACCCGACCCTGTACGCCAGGGGACTCGCTGAGCACTGGCGCGGACCCGCAGTCACGGCCGTGTCGATCGGCGCGATGCTGTTCCTCGGCCTCTACGTCTATCAGGAGATCGATCTCAGCATCTACGACGTGCTGCCGGACGCCGTCCGCGCGCTCATGGGGATCCCGGAGGGGGCGGACGCCTCCGTGCTCGCCTACAACGAGATGCTCGCCGCCATCGGGGCGCTCGCCTTCGGCGGTGTCGCCATCAGCATCGGCGCCTCCGCGGTTGCCCGCGACGAGGGGGCGGGGCGCTCGGCGCTCCTGCTCGCCACCCCCACCTCACGGACGGCGCTGGCGGCCAGCCGGGCCGCGGCGTTCGTGACCGTCGTGGTGCTCGGTGGGGCGGCGCTCTGGGGGATCGCCGCGGTAGCCCCCGTCCTGCTCGACGTCGACGCCGGGAAGGCGCGCGTCCTGGCCCTGATGGTGCACCTCACCGCCAACGGCCTGTTCCACGGGGCGCTGGCGTTCGCCGTCGCGACCGCTACCGGCAGGCGGGGGCTGGGCTCGGGCGTCGCCTCGACCGTCATGGTCGGCGGCTGGCTCGCGTCGGGGCTCCTGCCGATGTGGCGTGAGGACTCGGCCGACTGGGTGCCCTGGACCTGGTTCAACGGCACCAATCCGCTGGTCAACGGCATCGACGGCGGGAACCTGGCGTTGCTGCTCGGCGGCGCGCTGCTGTTCCTCGTGCTCGGCGTGGTGGTGTTCCCGCGCCGTGAGCTGCGCTCGGCCGCCTCGGCCGGGGCCCACCTCGTCGAGCGGCTGCGTGCGCGCCTCGACTCCGTCATGGGGCGCACCCGTCGGACACGTGGCACGTCGCCGTTGGCGATCCGCCTGGCCGACCACCAGGGGCTGGTCGCCTACATCGCGCTGCTGCTGGCGCTGGTCATGGGGCTGGCGATGCCGCCGCTGTACACGTCCCTCGACAGTGTGATGGGCGACTTCGCGCTCTCCTTCCCCGACTCGATGTCGGCCCTGTTCGGCGGCGGCGACCTGACCACGGCCGCCGGCTTCCTCCACCTGGAGACCTTCGGGATGGTGGCGCCGATCTGCGTCATCCTCATCGCCACCGCGGCCGCGTCGGCGGGCATCGCCGGGGAGGAGCGGGCCGGGCGGATGTCCGTGCTGCTGGCTCAGCCCCTGGGACGCAGCCGCGTCTTCTGGACCACCGCGGTCACCGTCGCCCTCTACGTCCTCGTCGTGGCAGCCGCGCTGTTCGGCGGGATGTGGGCCGGACTGTCACTGGTCGACCTCGACGTGTCGATACCGAACCTGGCCTGGGCCTCGTTCCTGCTGTGGCTGCTGGGCTGCTTCTTCGGTGCCCTGGCGCTCGCCATCTCGGCGGCGACGGGTCGGCCGGGGGCCACCATCTGGGGTACCACGGCCGTCGCGACGGTGACCTACTTCGGCTACACCCTCCTGCTGGCGGGCGGCCGTGAGGAGCTCGGCCTCTGGTCGCCGTTCGCCGCCTACCTGCACGGTCCCGTGCTGGCGGAGGGGATCGAATGGTGGCAGCCGGTGTGGCTAGGCGTCGGGATCCTGGTGCTGCTGCCCCTCGGGCTGCTCGCCTGGCTCCGCCGTGACGTCCGGGCCGTCCGCGGCTGA
- the guaB gene encoding IMP dehydrogenase — MNGAGVPAPFVNLGLTFDDVLLQPNQSDIIPSEVNTGTQLTRRVRLNIPLASAAMDTVTEARMAVAMAREGGIGILHRNLSIENQAHMVDQVKRSEAGMVSEPITVSPDATLADVDELCANYRISGAPVVDGDGTLVGIITNRDMRFEDDLTRPVHQVMTRTPLVVAPVGVSRDESLALMAQHKIEKLPIVDAAGKLTGLITLKDFVKADKYPNAAKDDQGRLRVGAGVGHFGDSWERAMALVEEGVDVIIVDTAHGHSRSVVEMIKRLKAEPLAAAVDIVGGNVATYAGAKALVEAGADAIKVGVGPGSICTTRVVAGVGVPQVTAIYDAARAARPAGVPVIGDGGLQYSGDIAKALVAGASTVMLGSLLAGCSESPGELVFINGKQFKSYRGMGSLGAMAARGRKSYSKDRYFQGDVTADDKLIPEGIEGQVAFRGPLSAVAYQLVGGLRQSMFYSGAGTIAELQERGRFVRITSAGLRESHPHDIQLTAEAPNYWSR; from the coding sequence CTGAACGGAGCCGGGGTACCCGCCCCCTTTGTCAACCTCGGCCTGACCTTCGACGACGTGCTGCTGCAGCCGAACCAGTCGGACATCATCCCGTCCGAGGTCAACACGGGCACGCAGTTGACGCGCCGCGTCCGGCTGAACATCCCGCTCGCCTCCGCCGCGATGGACACTGTCACCGAGGCCCGCATGGCCGTCGCTATGGCCCGCGAGGGCGGCATCGGCATCCTGCACCGCAACCTCAGCATCGAGAACCAGGCGCACATGGTCGACCAGGTGAAGCGCTCCGAGGCAGGCATGGTCTCCGAGCCGATCACGGTTAGCCCGGACGCCACCCTGGCCGACGTCGACGAACTGTGCGCCAACTACCGCATTTCGGGGGCCCCCGTCGTTGACGGCGACGGCACGCTGGTCGGCATCATCACCAACCGCGACATGCGTTTCGAGGACGACCTCACCCGTCCCGTCCACCAGGTGATGACGCGCACGCCGCTCGTCGTGGCGCCGGTGGGGGTGTCCAGGGATGAGTCGCTCGCGCTGATGGCGCAGCACAAGATCGAGAAGCTCCCGATCGTCGACGCGGCAGGCAAGCTCACGGGCCTCATCACGCTCAAGGACTTCGTCAAGGCCGACAAATACCCCAACGCTGCGAAGGACGACCAGGGACGCCTCCGCGTCGGCGCCGGAGTTGGGCACTTCGGGGACTCCTGGGAGCGGGCCATGGCGCTCGTGGAGGAGGGTGTCGACGTCATCATCGTCGACACCGCACACGGCCACAGCCGCAGCGTCGTAGAGATGATCAAGCGCCTCAAGGCTGAACCGCTGGCCGCCGCCGTCGACATCGTCGGCGGAAACGTCGCCACCTATGCGGGTGCCAAGGCGCTCGTCGAGGCGGGCGCGGACGCCATCAAGGTCGGCGTCGGCCCCGGCTCCATCTGCACCACGCGCGTGGTCGCCGGCGTCGGCGTCCCCCAGGTGACGGCCATCTACGACGCGGCCCGCGCCGCCCGCCCGGCCGGTGTGCCGGTCATCGGCGACGGCGGCCTCCAGTACTCCGGCGACATCGCCAAGGCGCTCGTCGCCGGCGCGTCGACGGTGATGCTGGGCTCGCTGCTGGCCGGCTGTTCCGAGAGCCCTGGCGAGCTGGTGTTCATCAACGGCAAGCAGTTCAAGAGCTACCGTGGCATGGGTTCGCTGGGGGCCATGGCCGCCCGCGGCCGCAAGTCCTACTCGAAGGACCGCTACTTCCAGGGCGACGTGACCGCCGACGACAAGCTCATCCCCGAGGGTATCGAGGGCCAGGTCGCGTTCCGCGGCCCGCTGTCCGCCGTCGCCTACCAGCTGGTGGGCGGGCTCCGGCAGTCGATGTTCTACTCTGGTGCGGGGACGATCGCCGAACTGCAGGAGCGGGGTCGCTTCGTGCGGATCACCAGCGCAGGCCTGCGCGAATCGCACCCGCACGACATCCAGCTGACTGCCGAAGCGCCCAACTACTGGTCGCGGTAA
- a CDS encoding GuaB3 family IMP dehydrogenase-related protein, giving the protein MYELGRTKRASHAYSFDDVAIAPTRRTRSESEVDLTWKIDAVTFDVPIVAAPMDSVMSPATVIRMGELGGLGVLNLEGLWTRYEDPQPQYELLTQECDQVTATRRLQEIYAEPVKAELIRDRLAEVRAAGVPVAGSLSPARTLEFADVIERAGLDFFVIRGTTVSAEHVGGDDTLNLKDFIYRLDTPVLVGGVASYRAAQHLMRAGAAGVLVGFGGGATHTTSDVLGIEVPMASAVAVVAEARRDYLEESGGRYVHIIADGAVGKSGAIAKAIACGADAVMVGSPLARATEAPARGWHWGAGAWHEQLPRGERSFFEQVGTLAEVIHGPSRVPDGTMNLAGGLRKAMALTGYTDIKSFQRIDLILH; this is encoded by the coding sequence ATGTACGAGCTCGGACGCACCAAGCGCGCCAGCCATGCCTACAGCTTCGACGACGTCGCGATCGCGCCGACCCGGCGCACCCGCAGCGAGTCAGAGGTCGACCTGACGTGGAAGATCGACGCCGTCACGTTCGACGTGCCGATCGTCGCCGCACCCATGGACTCGGTGATGTCCCCGGCCACCGTCATCCGGATGGGTGAGCTGGGCGGCCTCGGCGTGCTGAACCTCGAGGGCCTGTGGACCCGGTACGAGGATCCCCAGCCGCAGTACGAGCTGCTGACGCAGGAGTGTGACCAGGTCACCGCCACGCGCAGGCTGCAGGAGATCTACGCCGAGCCCGTCAAGGCCGAGCTGATCCGTGACCGGCTCGCCGAGGTCCGTGCGGCCGGGGTTCCCGTCGCAGGGTCACTCTCGCCGGCCCGGACCCTCGAGTTCGCCGACGTGATCGAGCGCGCCGGCCTGGATTTCTTCGTCATCCGCGGCACCACCGTCTCCGCGGAGCACGTCGGCGGCGACGACACCTTGAACCTCAAGGACTTCATCTACCGCCTCGACACTCCCGTCCTCGTCGGCGGCGTCGCCAGCTACCGCGCGGCCCAGCACCTGATGCGGGCCGGCGCTGCGGGCGTCCTCGTCGGCTTTGGCGGAGGGGCCACCCACACCACCTCCGACGTGCTCGGCATCGAGGTGCCGATGGCGTCCGCCGTCGCCGTCGTCGCCGAGGCGCGCCGCGACTACCTGGAGGAGTCCGGCGGCCGCTACGTGCACATCATCGCGGACGGCGCCGTCGGCAAGTCCGGCGCGATCGCCAAGGCCATCGCCTGCGGAGCGGACGCCGTCATGGTCGGATCGCCGCTCGCCCGCGCCACCGAGGCCCCCGCGCGGGGCTGGCACTGGGGCGCCGGCGCCTGGCACGAGCAACTGCCGCGCGGTGAGCGGTCGTTCTTCGAGCAGGTCGGCACCCTCGCCGAGGTCATCCACGGCCCATCGCGGGTTCCGGACGGCACCATGAACCTCGCGGGCGGGCTCCGCAAGGCCATGGCGCTCACGGGCTACACCGACATCAAGTCGTTCCAGCGCATCGACCTCATCCTGCACTGA
- a CDS encoding globin — protein sequence MSFTPVDTTFYDRVGGEPTFRRLVAEFYRGVAGDPPLRDMYPEEDLGPAEDRLRLFLEQYWGGPKTYQEQRGHPRLRMRHAAYAVTPTQRDRWLHHMLAAVDTLTLPAAEDAELRGYLERAAQFMVNADD from the coding sequence GTGAGCTTCACCCCTGTCGACACCACCTTCTACGACCGGGTCGGTGGCGAGCCCACCTTCCGGCGTCTCGTGGCGGAGTTCTACCGCGGGGTCGCGGGCGACCCGCCGCTGCGCGACATGTATCCGGAGGAGGATCTGGGGCCCGCCGAGGACCGACTGCGGCTCTTCCTCGAGCAGTACTGGGGCGGGCCGAAGACCTATCAGGAGCAGCGGGGCCACCCGCGTCTACGGATGCGCCACGCCGCCTACGCCGTCACGCCGACGCAGCGCGACCGCTGGCTGCACCACATGCTGGCAGCGGTCGACACGCTGACCCTGCCGGCCGCCGAGGACGCGGAACTGCGCGGCTACCTGGAGCGGGCCGCGCAGTTCATGGTGAACGCGGACGACTAG
- a CDS encoding chorismate mutase has protein sequence MISQDEARAELRCLRGSIDNMDSALVHLLAERFKVTKRVGELKAAAGLPAADTEREAQQIARLRALAIEAELDPEFAEKFLTFIVTEVVRHHEQIAAEQD, from the coding sequence ATGATCAGCCAGGACGAGGCCCGCGCCGAACTCCGCTGTCTGCGGGGGAGCATCGACAACATGGACTCCGCCCTGGTGCACCTGCTCGCGGAGCGGTTCAAGGTGACCAAGCGGGTCGGCGAACTCAAGGCCGCGGCGGGGCTTCCCGCCGCGGACACCGAGCGGGAGGCACAGCAGATCGCGCGCCTGCGGGCGCTGGCGATCGAGGCGGAGCTGGACCCGGAGTTCGCGGAGAAGTTCCTGACGTTCATCGTCACGGAGGTTGTCCGGCACCACGAGCAGATCGCGGCCGAACAGGACTAG
- a CDS encoding ABC transporter ATP-binding protein, producing the protein MNPIETRGLTKHYGRFPALKDLDLDVRPGEVFGFLGPNGAGKSTTIRLLLGELRSTAGTATVLGASPRDVAHRRRLGYVPADLALWPTMTGRQTLAFFAKLRGGVEQRRIDALTERLDADLDKRVGELSSGNRQKIGLVAAFMHSPELLILDEPNAGLDPLVQHEFWAMMREAADEGRTVFLSSHTLSEVERVADRVGIIRRGELIAVEEVAALRRRRMRHIELDVDAGLVAADVEAVAGARDVVVLDDRVELNFDGDMAALLAAVSARTTLRDIHTTEADLEDIFLTYYQDQS; encoded by the coding sequence ATGAACCCCATCGAGACCCGAGGGCTCACCAAGCACTACGGGCGCTTTCCCGCGCTGAAGGACCTGGACCTCGACGTCCGGCCTGGCGAGGTCTTCGGCTTCCTCGGCCCGAACGGGGCAGGCAAGTCGACCACCATCCGGTTGCTGCTGGGCGAACTGCGGTCGACGGCGGGCACGGCGACCGTGCTCGGCGCGTCCCCGCGGGACGTGGCGCACCGGCGTCGCCTCGGCTACGTGCCCGCCGATCTAGCGCTGTGGCCGACGATGACGGGACGGCAGACGCTCGCCTTCTTCGCCAAGCTGCGCGGCGGCGTCGAACAGCGACGGATCGACGCGCTGACGGAGCGGCTCGACGCCGACCTCGACAAGCGCGTCGGCGAGCTGTCCAGCGGCAACAGGCAGAAGATCGGGCTGGTCGCAGCCTTCATGCACAGCCCAGAGCTCCTCATCCTCGACGAGCCGAACGCAGGCCTCGACCCCCTCGTGCAGCACGAGTTCTGGGCCATGATGCGTGAGGCCGCGGATGAGGGGCGCACCGTGTTCCTCTCGAGCCACACCCTCTCCGAGGTGGAGCGGGTCGCCGACCGCGTCGGGATCATCCGCCGGGGCGAGCTGATCGCTGTCGAGGAGGTCGCCGCGCTGCGTCGCCGCAGGATGCGTCACATCGAGCTCGATGTGGACGCAGGCCTGGTCGCCGCCGACGTCGAGGCGGTCGCGGGGGCGCGTGATGTCGTCGTCCTCGATGACCGCGTCGAACTGAACTTCGACGGCGACATGGCAGCCCTGCTCGCGGCCGTCTCCGCACGGACCACGCTGCGGGACATCCACACCACGGAGGCAGACCTCGAGGACATCTTCCTCACGTACTACCAGGACCAGTCATGA
- a CDS encoding NAD-dependent epimerase/dehydratase family protein: MRIVITGASGKAGQATLRHFVEHTDHEIVATDVAPRPAWFDGLFYRADLTQYGEAVDVLTDAQAVIHLANIPADRIHTDSATLNANTLMNNNVFLAAWKLGLERVVYASSETTLGLPFDEVRYVPVDEAHYPLPNSTYSLSKVMTEAAAEQVSRWSGIPFIGLRLSNIFTVADYAAQPAFARDPEARRWNLFGYIDARDVARSCEAALLAPLTGAHAFVIAADDIILDMPTREALAAIHPDLEVPSSVGEYGTLLSNEAARHTMGFEPRYSWRDEVTA, encoded by the coding sequence ATGAGGATCGTCATCACGGGAGCCAGCGGCAAGGCCGGTCAGGCGACGCTGCGCCACTTCGTCGAACACACCGACCACGAGATCGTCGCGACCGACGTGGCCCCGCGCCCCGCCTGGTTCGACGGGCTCTTCTACCGCGCCGACCTGACGCAGTACGGCGAGGCCGTCGACGTCCTGACCGACGCGCAGGCTGTGATCCACCTCGCCAACATCCCCGCCGACCGGATCCACACCGACTCCGCGACGCTCAACGCGAACACCCTGATGAACAACAACGTGTTCCTCGCCGCGTGGAAGCTCGGCCTCGAACGCGTCGTCTACGCCTCCAGCGAGACGACACTCGGCCTCCCGTTCGACGAGGTGCGCTACGTCCCTGTCGACGAGGCCCACTACCCGCTGCCCAACTCCACCTACTCCCTGAGCAAGGTGATGACCGAGGCTGCGGCCGAGCAGGTGTCACGCTGGTCGGGGATCCCGTTCATCGGGCTGCGCCTGTCCAACATCTTCACCGTCGCCGACTACGCCGCGCAGCCCGCCTTCGCCCGCGATCCGGAGGCTCGGCGCTGGAACCTGTTCGGCTACATCGACGCCCGCGACGTGGCGCGCTCGTGCGAGGCGGCCCTGCTCGCCCCGCTCACCGGCGCGCATGCGTTCGTCATCGCCGCCGACGACATCATCCTCGACATGCCGACGCGGGAGGCACTGGCAGCGATCCATCCCGACCTCGAGGTCCCCTCCTCCGTGGGCGAGTACGGCACGCTGCTCAGCAACGAGGCGGCCCGCCACACGATGGGATTCGAGCCGCGGTACTCGTGGCGCGACGAGGTCACCGCGTGA
- a CDS encoding DUF3427 domain-containing protein has translation MPLRSEHERDLTFGFLDRETASARRFHPRLITNDGRDTMLRAILRELGTADSFVFSVAFVTPGAIAALKQTLLGFAGRGMIVTSTYLGFNSPAAFAELLNLPVEVLVLDDAAEGFHAKGYLFRQENSSTAIIGSSNLTEAALQRNQEWNLRFSALADGDIVHQLEALITRQVARATPLTAEWVEEYRQTWVPPRGPAPSRGRAAGGGLTVLPNAMQGEALAQIDLIRARGERRAIVVSATGTGKTILSALDVRAVAPRRLLFVVHREQILDKAITEFQRVLDEPEGSFGKVAGGVREWDRRYVFATVQSLNSAGVLEAIHPDTFDYVLIDEVHRAGAGSYRRLLDHLRPAFLLGMTATPERTDGRSIFELFDYNLAYEIRLQRALESDMLAPFHYYGVTDHVAAGGEPIGALAPIGRLVSDERADHLVSAVETYGQVGVPVRGLIFCSRNDEASGLSGLLNERRVHGRALRTRALSGQDPVAERERAVADLEAGRLDYLLTVDIFNEGVDVPAVNQVVMLRQTKSSIVFTQQLGRGLRKAAGKDYLVVIDFIGNYTNNYLIPIALLGDNSLSKDSIRQRLIEAQEAGAIAGNSSVSFDAIARDRVLTSLAQTTLDSMANLKAAYLDLASRLGTVPRLFDFARFDAVDPVVLATKEKNYWRLLTKFAGPREAPAPHLDRMLNLLTQEVLNGKRPQELVLLDTLLREPTLTLAEAVGALVERGLWESPWSVSRILRVLTVEHYPAKDRKHYLPVVQVAGERVSLTPGFLAAMQDPTFAGHVRDVVETGLFLSRQRYGFAPSLQVGQRYSRKDALRLLNWERSEYSTVYGYKVDHDTGTCPIFVTYHKHEHVEATVAYDDEFLDESTMRWFTRSRRTLASGEVRALVEQTVVPHLFVKRDDAEGRDFLYLGTAAARGAVQETMPDRNGDPVPVVTMRLVLDRPVERGLYDYLTTPSAAAEARDGAEVSWAGRVEAAAALPADSLV, from the coding sequence ATGCCGCTTCGGAGCGAACACGAGCGCGACCTCACCTTCGGGTTCCTCGACAGGGAGACCGCCTCGGCGCGCCGGTTCCATCCCCGGCTGATCACCAACGACGGCCGCGACACCATGCTGCGTGCCATCCTTCGGGAGCTCGGCACGGCCGACAGCTTCGTGTTCTCGGTCGCGTTCGTCACCCCGGGCGCGATCGCCGCGCTCAAGCAGACCCTGCTGGGTTTCGCGGGCCGCGGGATGATCGTCACCTCCACGTACCTGGGGTTCAACTCGCCGGCGGCTTTCGCCGAGCTGTTGAACCTGCCCGTCGAGGTCCTCGTGCTCGACGATGCCGCCGAGGGGTTCCACGCCAAGGGATACCTGTTCCGGCAGGAGAACAGCTCGACGGCCATCATCGGCAGCTCGAATCTGACGGAGGCTGCGCTGCAACGCAACCAGGAGTGGAACCTCCGGTTCTCCGCCCTGGCCGACGGCGACATCGTCCACCAGCTCGAGGCGCTGATCACCCGACAGGTGGCACGGGCGACCCCGCTCACTGCCGAATGGGTGGAGGAGTACCGGCAGACGTGGGTGCCGCCCCGCGGTCCGGCGCCCAGTCGGGGCCGGGCAGCGGGCGGCGGCCTGACGGTGCTGCCGAATGCGATGCAGGGGGAGGCGCTCGCGCAGATCGATCTCATCCGTGCCCGTGGAGAGCGCAGGGCCATCGTCGTCTCCGCGACGGGCACGGGCAAGACCATCCTCTCGGCACTCGATGTGCGTGCCGTCGCGCCCCGGCGGCTCCTGTTCGTGGTGCACAGGGAACAGATCCTCGACAAGGCGATCACCGAGTTCCAGCGGGTGCTGGATGAGCCGGAGGGCAGCTTCGGCAAGGTCGCGGGTGGGGTCCGGGAATGGGACAGGCGCTACGTCTTTGCGACGGTTCAGTCGTTGAACTCCGCCGGTGTGCTGGAGGCGATCCACCCGGACACCTTCGACTACGTGCTCATCGACGAGGTCCACAGGGCGGGAGCGGGCAGCTACCGGCGCCTGCTCGACCACCTCCGCCCGGCTTTCCTGCTGGGCATGACGGCCACCCCCGAGCGGACCGACGGTCGCAGCATCTTCGAACTGTTCGACTACAACCTCGCCTACGAGATCCGGCTGCAGCGGGCGCTGGAGTCGGACATGCTCGCGCCCTTCCACTACTACGGCGTCACCGACCATGTGGCAGCCGGCGGTGAGCCGATCGGCGCCCTCGCCCCGATCGGCAGGCTCGTCAGCGACGAGCGGGCCGACCACCTCGTGTCCGCGGTCGAGACGTACGGCCAGGTGGGGGTGCCGGTGCGGGGGCTGATCTTCTGCTCCCGCAACGACGAGGCGTCCGGGCTCTCCGGGCTGCTGAACGAGCGGAGGGTCCACGGGCGGGCGCTGCGGACCCGGGCGCTGTCCGGGCAGGATCCCGTCGCGGAGCGCGAGCGCGCCGTTGCCGACCTGGAGGCGGGACGCCTCGACTACCTGCTCACCGTCGACATCTTCAACGAGGGCGTCGACGTGCCGGCCGTCAACCAGGTGGTGATGCTGCGGCAGACCAAGTCGAGCATCGTCTTCACACAGCAGCTCGGCCGCGGGTTACGCAAGGCCGCCGGCAAGGACTACCTGGTCGTCATCGACTTCATCGGCAACTACACCAACAACTACCTCATCCCCATCGCCCTCCTCGGCGACAACAGCCTCAGCAAGGATTCGATCCGGCAGAGACTGATCGAGGCGCAGGAGGCCGGGGCGATCGCCGGAAACTCCAGCGTGAGCTTCGACGCGATCGCGCGGGATCGGGTGCTGACCTCCCTGGCTCAGACGACCCTCGACTCCATGGCCAATCTCAAGGCCGCCTACCTCGACCTGGCCAGTCGGCTCGGCACAGTGCCGCGGCTGTTCGACTTCGCCCGTTTCGACGCGGTCGACCCGGTGGTGCTGGCCACGAAGGAGAAGAACTACTGGCGGCTGCTCACCAAGTTCGCTGGCCCCAGGGAGGCGCCCGCCCCGCATCTGGACAGGATGCTGAACCTGCTGACCCAGGAGGTGCTGAACGGGAAGAGGCCGCAGGAACTGGTCCTGCTCGACACCCTGCTGCGCGAGCCGACCCTGACGCTGGCGGAGGCGGTGGGAGCGCTGGTCGAACGCGGCCTGTGGGAGTCGCCCTGGTCCGTCTCCCGCATCCTGCGGGTGCTCACGGTGGAGCACTATCCGGCCAAGGACCGGAAGCACTATCTGCCGGTGGTGCAGGTCGCGGGGGAGAGGGTCTCCCTCACGCCCGGGTTCCTGGCCGCGATGCAGGACCCGACGTTCGCCGGTCACGTGCGCGACGTCGTCGAGACGGGCCTGTTCCTGTCCAGGCAACGCTACGGCTTCGCGCCGTCGCTGCAGGTCGGGCAGCGGTACTCACGCAAGGATGCGCTGCGCCTGCTGAACTGGGAGCGCAGCGAGTACTCGACCGTCTACGGCTACAAGGTCGATCACGACACGGGGACCTGCCCCATCTTCGTCACCTATCACAAGCACGAGCACGTCGAGGCCACAGTCGCCTACGACGACGAGTTCCTGGATGAGTCGACGATGCGCTGGTTCACCCGCAGCAGGCGCACTCTCGCCTCCGGCGAGGTTCGGGCCCTCGTCGAGCAGACTGTCGTACCGCATCTCTTCGTGAAGCGCGACGACGCGGAGGGACGCGACTTCCTGTACCTCGGCACGGCCGCGGCCCGCGGCGCCGTCCAGGAGACCATGCCCGACCGCAACGGCGATCCGGTCCCGGTGGTGACCATGCGGCTCGTCCTCGACCGGCCGGTCGAGCGGGGCCTCTACGACTACCTGACAACGCCGTCCGCCGCGGCGGAGGCCCGCGACGGGGCCGAGGTGAGCTGGGCCGGCCGCGTCGAGGCCGCGGCGGCTCTGCCGGCCGACAGCCTGGTCTGA